The following is a genomic window from Adhaeribacter radiodurans.
CGCTAAATGTTTAGGTATGGAAGTAAGTTTTTATGATCCTTATAAACCAGATGGCTATGACAAAGCTTTGGGAATAAAACGAGCAGAAACCTTACAGGAATTGCTCCAAAAAGTTCGGGTGGTGAGTTTGCATTGTCCGTTAACCAAAGAAACGCATCATTTAATCAACGCAAATACCTTAGCCTTTATGGCACCGGGCTCTTACCTGATAAATACCGCCCGCGGAGCCGTAGTAGATACCCAAATTATTCCGGAAGCACTGGTAAGTGGTAAATTAGCTGGTGCTGCTTTGGACGTGTTAGAGCAAGAACCACCTACAATTAATGTGCTTATCCAGGCTTGGCAAGATCCACAACACTCGGCTCATCATCGCCTGATTCTTAATCCGCACGCGGCCTTTTACTCCGAAGAAGGTTTAGCCGAAATTAGGGTTAGAAGCGCGCAGGCATGCCTCCTGGCTCTTCAAGGTAAGCCCTTACGAAACGTGATCAACTAATAATCTGAAATGCTTTTTACTAAATTTAGCGGTAAAATGGCCGCTCCTGTAAATTCCGGGGGCCGTACAGGGGTACGGGTTCCCCCACTTCCAGCGCTCCCAAATCCGGTGCTTTGCCTTTAAAATCAGAATTTACATTAGGTAGTTTGATTCCGGCATCAACGGCTTTGCTCTTAGGTTTAAGTAAAAAATTGAAATCCGTAGCATGGTAAATTGCGTGCGGCTTGGTGGCATCGGGCGCCCGTAAATTCTGAAAAATGGCATAATCTAATTCTACTCCGTGGGTTTCCAATCCACTTGCCTTGGTAAGGCTAACTAAATTCGGGAAAGATTGAGCTTCTTTTACCGTTAGTGAATAATTCCAGAGTTGTTCTTTCGTGGGCGACACCCAGCGGTATTGGTCGGTGCTGGCGCGGTTAGGCCGGTAACCATTGTAATCTGAAGTAGAATAAGCGGTCGCGTTCGGGAAAATAACAATGGGCCTTTGCGGGGCATCGGTTCCTAAAAACAAATTATTCCGGAAATGCGCGTTCGAGAAAGTCTGCGGATTTACATTCTCCGAAATAAAGGTATTGTGGTACACCACCAATCCAGCCGGCTTCGACATAAATTTAAGCGCACACCCAGTAGGTATGTTATAGAGCACGTTGCGGATAAAATAGGCGGGCCCTCCAAAGATAGGCTGAGCACTTAAGCCGCACTGCGCGGCATTTACGCCTCGGTTACGCATTACCCGAATGTTATGCACTCCTCCATCCGCTTCGATAAAATCATCCACCATCAAGTGAATATCATTATTATAAATATCAATGGCTACGGC
Proteins encoded in this region:
- a CDS encoding C-terminal binding protein, with the translated sequence MNKNYRVVITDFLSDSLEPEKKILENTAEVLALNALSEEELIGKIEEADALILYHLLTLSRSTLNRLKNCKLIVRAGVGIDNVDYTLARSIGIPVVNIPDYGSEDVADTALGMLLSLTRGIHFLNSRLRSGHGEWSYTQGQPLRRLRDSSLGIVGLGRIGTAMALRAKCLGMEVSFYDPYKPDGYDKALGIKRAETLQELLQKVRVVSLHCPLTKETHHLINANTLAFMAPGSYLINTARGAVVDTQIIPEALVSGKLAGAALDVLEQEPPTINVLIQAWQDPQHSAHHRLILNPHAAFYSEEGLAEIRVRSAQACLLALQGKPLRNVIN